A genomic region of Chelonia mydas isolate rCheMyd1 chromosome 9, rCheMyd1.pri.v2, whole genome shotgun sequence contains the following coding sequences:
- the SSR3 gene encoding translocon-associated protein subunit gamma, whose translation MAPKGGSGARQQSEEDLLLQDFSRNLSAKSSALFFGNAFIVSAIPIWLYWRIWHMDLVQSAVLYSVMTLVSTYLVAFAYKNVKFVLKHKVAQKREDAVSKEVTRKLSEADNRKMSRKEKDERILWKKNEVADYEATTFSIFYNNTLFLVLVIIASFFLLKNFNPTVNYILSISASSGLIALLSTGSK comes from the exons ATGGCTCCGAAAGGCGGTAGCGGGGCCCGGCAGCAGTCGGAGGAGGACCTGCTCCTGCAGGACTTCAGCCGCAACCTCTCGGCCAAGTCCTCCGCGCTCTTCTTCGGCAACGCCTTCATCGTGTCCGCCATCCCCATCT GGCTGTACTGGCGGATATGGCACATGGATCTTGTTCAGTCTGCAGTCCTGTACAGTGTAATGACCCTTGTCAGTACATATCTGGTAGCCTTTGCATACAAGAACGTCAAGTTTGTTCTCAAACACAA AGTAGCCCAAAAGAGAGAAGATGCTGTTTCCAAAGAAGTTACTCGCAAACTTTCTGAGGCAGACAATAGGAAGATGTCTCGCAAAGAGAAGGATGAGAG AATTCTGTGGAAGAAAAACGAAGTTGCGGATTATGAAGCAACAACATTTTCTATCTTCTACAACAACACCCTCTTTCTCGTTTTGGTCATCATTGCTTCATTCTTTCTGTTGAAGAATTTCAACCCCACTGT AAACTACATTCTGTCTATAAGTGCTTCATCTGGACTGATTGCCCTGCTATCTACAGGCTCCAAATAG